Part of the Ammoniphilus oxalaticus genome, CTGCTACTACTTACGCTCGGTTTGTTAACCGCTTGCGGCGGCGCCAAAGAGAAAGTCGAGGAAGATATTATCACCGATCCAAATCGCGGCGAAACGTCAACAAAATCATGGGACACCCCGCCTGAAATGGCAATCGAAACGGGGCAAAAACTGAAGGCGATCATTGAAACATCAAAAGGAGACATGAAAGTGGAGTTGTTTGCTGATGACGCTCCGAAAACAGTCAATAACTTCGTCTTCTTAGCAAAAGAAGACTTCTACAATAATGTCGTCTTCCATCGCATCATGAAAGATTTTATGATTCAAACAGGGGATCCAACAGGCACGGGCATGGGCGGACCTGGCTATACGTTTGAAGATGAGCTGCCATCCCCCTACTC contains:
- a CDS encoding peptidylprolyl isomerase, producing MIKKLSLLLLTLGLLTACGGAKEKVEEDIITDPNRGETSTKSWDTPPEMAIETGQKLKAIIETSKGDMKVELFADDAPKTVNNFVFLAKEDFYNNVVFHRIMKDFMIQTGDPTGTGMGGPGYTFEDELPSPYSYDKGIVAMANAGANTNSSQFFICSGPDCARSLNPNPNYTIFGRVIEGEDVLDQLASTPVKAGPTGEPSQPTEEVYIKQIVIEEE